From Streptomyces yatensis, one genomic window encodes:
- a CDS encoding DUF2399 domain-containing protein — MTCPLCTGACADADLGPLLNLDLAWLWSALAAVADRRGDPTLTEGPAVTVTIPASPAQRAAAAGLISGRPLAPGQRRRIDLGELTAVLAARGPALTPGAVAAHASGRRLADKARARAAQEHSVERLRAQLEADAADLPRHVRALVDPETVFARLRSAGWIARILNVPDPAALLGAALQVVGRLPEPGDRIDRRVLVPGDPHALDTGMLPALVLALTGNSATAPRSGWAHLGVDCDDLLGGLIITGVAPCGWQVPPGATFTLPPRELTRIVWTPPPAAGVWVFVTENPSVLAAASAQALAGDAATTPRVVCTAGTPSQVECAAIGALSDAGWRVAVRADFDPAGLAHMRALLAAAPAALPWRMGAGDYLTVATEGTLDLHLEEADAPWDPHLAAAMSAHSAHAYEEDLLPILLADIAAGTPDPPPTAPA, encoded by the coding sequence ATGACCTGCCCACTGTGTACCGGCGCCTGCGCCGACGCCGACCTCGGCCCCCTGCTGAACCTGGATCTCGCCTGGCTGTGGAGCGCACTCGCGGCAGTCGCCGACCGGCGTGGCGACCCGACCCTTACTGAGGGACCCGCGGTCACCGTGACCATTCCCGCCTCACCGGCCCAGCGCGCCGCCGCAGCCGGCCTGATCAGCGGGCGACCATTGGCCCCCGGCCAGCGCCGACGTATCGACTTGGGCGAACTGACCGCCGTGCTCGCCGCCCGGGGCCCGGCCCTCACACCGGGCGCGGTCGCCGCCCACGCCAGCGGGCGGCGCCTGGCGGACAAAGCCCGCGCTCGCGCCGCCCAGGAGCACTCCGTCGAACGGCTCCGTGCTCAGCTCGAAGCCGACGCCGCCGACCTCCCGCGCCACGTACGCGCGCTCGTGGACCCGGAGACCGTCTTCGCCCGGCTACGGAGCGCCGGCTGGATTGCCCGCATCCTCAACGTGCCGGACCCCGCAGCGCTGCTCGGCGCGGCGCTGCAGGTGGTCGGGCGGCTGCCGGAGCCCGGCGACCGCATCGACCGCCGTGTCCTGGTTCCCGGGGACCCTCACGCGCTCGACACGGGAATGCTGCCCGCTCTGGTACTCGCCCTGACCGGCAACTCCGCCACCGCTCCCCGCTCGGGCTGGGCGCATCTCGGAGTGGACTGCGACGATCTGCTCGGCGGGCTCATCATCACCGGAGTGGCTCCCTGCGGCTGGCAGGTTCCGCCCGGTGCCACCTTCACCCTGCCACCGAGAGAACTGACCCGAATCGTGTGGACGCCTCCTCCGGCGGCGGGCGTCTGGGTGTTTGTCACCGAGAACCCGTCGGTCCTCGCCGCGGCCAGCGCGCAAGCTCTCGCCGGTGACGCTGCCACGACGCCACGGGTGGTGTGCACGGCTGGCACGCCCTCACAAGTGGAGTGCGCGGCCATCGGCGCGCTGTCCGACGCCGGCTGGCGCGTGGCGGTGCGAGCCGACTTCGACCCAGCCGGACTGGCGCACATGCGGGCTCTCCTCGCCGCGGCGCCCGCAGCACTCCCGTGGCGGATGGGCGCCGGGGACTACCTCACCGTCGCCACCGAGGGCACCCTCGATCTGCACCTGGAAGAAGCCGACGCGCCCTGGGACCCACACCTGGCAGCGGCCATGAGTGCGCATTCCGCTCACGCCTACGAGGAGGACCTCCTGCCGATCCTGCTCGCGGACATCGCAGCGGGTACACCGGACCCTCCACCCACGGCACCGGCCTGA
- a CDS encoding ATP-dependent nuclease yields the protein MQLSRVRISNFRNFKDLTIDPFPSPAVIVGENGVGKSNLLYALRLVLDPDLPDRQRVLSSDDIHDNGPTFTQGVEVVVEIELSGFDEDLDARSVLDGAIVSLDPLTARLTYVFRPRQRLADTATAQASVAGGADDAGEEELLTEADYEWTVFGGFDPGNSMRDVKRYATFSVLPALRDTEKDLARSDRSPLTRLLRELPPAQENLDRTLAVMQEARDKLGEDDNVQRLTTLLAERITALAGPRLGPTPSLNFAGREEDLLRSVQLYIDAAGARGIDRTSTGMANVLYLALLLERLELRRAAAEGEDTLLAVEEPEAHLHPTLQRHLFFHLLRSLSRLMLTTHSPHIAAVTPLTSLVLMHEAEGQVQASSIPAGLLDERERKDLERYLNVSRAEILFARGVVLVEGIAETYLVPAVAKAAGLDLNAHGIVVASVEGTAFTPYARLLGPGGLDRSFWILTDGDQTDRDDENYLNQREGGLTRALDVLEVLAPEEAPAVRTTLETMRRLPLPSDGSPRAGRARLVEAAAGRRVFVGEHTLEVDIAPLLGAEMQAAFDELVEGVQARKNFTEALECARGATTAEQRRAVISRVEKEEVSKGRYAQRLAAHVEAVDDLAARVRRLLGRAGDKPVSEADLLHLGGCGPLLALVDQLCRMCLDRPLAPASEKPGEQAVEQPESA from the coding sequence ATGCAGCTCAGCCGCGTCCGGATCAGCAACTTCCGGAATTTCAAGGACCTGACGATCGATCCGTTCCCTTCCCCCGCTGTGATCGTCGGAGAGAATGGGGTCGGCAAGAGTAACCTCCTGTACGCCCTGCGTCTGGTCCTGGACCCGGATCTGCCCGACCGGCAGCGAGTGTTGTCTTCCGACGATATCCATGACAACGGCCCCACCTTTACACAGGGCGTCGAGGTCGTCGTGGAGATCGAGTTGTCGGGCTTCGACGAGGATCTGGATGCACGTAGCGTCCTGGACGGAGCTATCGTCAGTCTTGATCCTCTGACGGCCCGCTTGACTTACGTCTTCCGTCCCCGGCAGCGGCTGGCCGACACGGCAACCGCCCAGGCATCGGTGGCCGGAGGGGCGGATGATGCCGGTGAGGAGGAGCTCCTGACCGAGGCCGACTATGAGTGGACCGTCTTCGGCGGCTTCGACCCGGGCAACAGCATGCGGGACGTGAAACGCTATGCCACCTTCTCCGTACTGCCTGCTCTGCGGGACACCGAGAAGGATCTCGCGCGCTCGGACCGCAGCCCGCTGACCAGGCTGCTGCGCGAGCTCCCTCCGGCCCAGGAAAACCTCGACCGGACCCTGGCCGTGATGCAAGAGGCCCGCGACAAGCTCGGCGAAGACGATAACGTCCAGCGCCTCACTACCCTGCTCGCTGAGCGGATCACGGCGCTGGCGGGACCGCGTCTGGGGCCGACGCCGTCCTTGAACTTCGCCGGCCGCGAGGAGGACCTGCTGCGCAGCGTGCAACTGTACATCGACGCGGCCGGCGCCCGAGGGATCGACCGCACCTCTACCGGTATGGCGAACGTGCTGTATCTCGCGTTGCTCCTAGAGCGGCTGGAGTTGCGGCGCGCCGCTGCAGAGGGGGAGGACACGCTGCTGGCGGTGGAAGAACCGGAGGCTCATCTACACCCGACGCTGCAGCGGCATCTGTTCTTCCACCTGCTGCGTAGTCTGAGTCGGCTGATGCTGACGACGCACAGTCCGCACATCGCCGCGGTCACCCCGCTGACCAGTCTGGTGCTGATGCACGAGGCGGAGGGGCAGGTGCAGGCCAGCTCGATACCTGCCGGGCTGCTGGACGAGCGGGAACGCAAAGATCTGGAGCGGTATCTCAACGTCAGCCGAGCGGAGATCCTCTTCGCGCGGGGCGTTGTCCTGGTCGAGGGCATCGCCGAGACCTATCTGGTGCCTGCGGTGGCCAAGGCGGCCGGCCTGGATCTGAACGCCCACGGCATCGTGGTGGCCAGTGTCGAAGGCACCGCCTTCACCCCGTATGCGCGGTTGCTGGGCCCAGGTGGGCTGGACAGGTCGTTTTGGATTCTCACCGATGGAGATCAGACAGACCGGGATGACGAGAACTACCTCAACCAGCGGGAAGGCGGTCTGACCCGCGCCCTGGACGTGCTGGAGGTGCTCGCCCCCGAGGAAGCACCGGCTGTGCGCACGACGCTGGAGACGATGCGGCGGCTGCCACTGCCTTCCGACGGCAGCCCGCGGGCTGGGCGGGCTCGTCTGGTCGAGGCGGCAGCCGGGCGCCGCGTTTTTGTCGGCGAGCACACCCTTGAGGTCGATATCGCCCCGCTGCTGGGTGCGGAGATGCAGGCCGCGTTCGACGAACTCGTCGAGGGCGTCCAGGCCCGGAAGAACTTTACCGAGGCGCTGGAGTGCGCGCGCGGGGCCACCACCGCGGAACAGCGCCGGGCGGTGATCTCCCGGGTCGAGAAAGAGGAGGTCAGCAAGGGCCGTTACGCGCAGCGCCTGGCAGCGCACGTGGAGGCGGTGGATGACTTGGCCGCACGCGTGAGGCGTCTACTGGGGCGTGCCGGGGACAAACCTGTCTCGGAGGCGGATCTGCTGCATCTGGGCGGGTGCGGGCCGCTGCTGGCGCTGGTGGACCAGCTGTGCCGGATGTGTCTGGACCGGCCGCTGGCCCCCGCATCCGAGAAGCCCGGCGAGCAGGCAGTTGAGCAGCCCGAATCCGCCTGA
- a CDS encoding UvrD-helicase domain-containing protein, with protein sequence MHEPVPTIAEPRLPAALAKEIAGLHPEQRDAAQHIGNLVLRAGPGAGKTRTLVARIGYLLATTSRHRSVAAITFTDAAAAEVSARLRRLGVPGGRRVASMTIHSFCLQHILRPYARFTDVPFPEGVTVCEDKQAREWWDEAALAAGLGELRSNERTELGKQRRMLAAGHDPARFNPVYRETIRRYQDLLAEHSAIDFDAMPERALSVLRRSPETRRMLAARFPHLVIDEYQDLGPVLHAIVLELLAADVQVTAVGDPDQSMFGFQGAHSRYLSQLEQNDGFTTLRLSVNWRSGTDLIAAGLRVLGTARDYRAAPDREEPGLITLEPVIGDLDEHAARAVAVVQQRISSGTPAENIALLYPGQGPMLNELKSTLEQAQLPYDAEKARKIPTGPIADFISDCAGRRLAGPLPGSSDPADTPRLRTVMELAGTWHRRRIDASLAIEQDAPRRLARTLTALLDAEPRPAPHEPAAPLLEELSAALDLETLAAAGPDERDHTALQDCRQIVASGLTVAELAGGRAPGRITLTTYHSAKGREFDVVILPGLINKHIPYYGRYGITEAELHTQRRNFYVAVTRARAEVVLITGNFFTDRWGEPHTTTRSLFVDDILGTAPNQ encoded by the coding sequence GTGCACGAGCCTGTACCCACAATTGCCGAGCCGCGGCTTCCCGCCGCGCTGGCGAAGGAGATCGCCGGACTGCACCCCGAGCAGCGCGACGCGGCACAGCACATCGGAAATCTGGTGCTGAGGGCTGGTCCCGGTGCGGGTAAGACCCGCACTCTGGTCGCCCGGATCGGTTACCTGCTGGCCACCACGTCCCGCCACCGCTCGGTGGCCGCCATCACTTTCACTGACGCCGCTGCGGCCGAGGTCAGCGCGCGGCTGCGGCGGCTGGGAGTCCCCGGCGGCCGTCGGGTGGCCAGCATGACCATCCACAGCTTCTGCCTGCAGCACATCCTGCGCCCCTATGCCCGCTTCACCGATGTCCCTTTCCCCGAGGGGGTGACGGTCTGCGAGGACAAGCAGGCACGCGAGTGGTGGGACGAGGCCGCGCTCGCGGCAGGTCTGGGCGAGCTGCGCAGTAACGAGCGCACGGAACTGGGCAAGCAGCGCCGGATGCTGGCTGCCGGTCACGATCCGGCGCGCTTCAACCCTGTGTATCGTGAGACGATCCGCCGCTATCAGGACCTCTTGGCCGAGCACTCTGCTATCGACTTCGACGCCATGCCCGAGCGAGCCCTGTCCGTCCTGCGCCGCAGCCCGGAGACTCGGCGTATGCTCGCCGCGCGCTTCCCGCATCTCGTCATCGACGAGTATCAGGACCTCGGCCCAGTTCTGCATGCCATTGTCCTGGAGCTGCTGGCTGCCGACGTGCAGGTGACCGCGGTGGGTGATCCGGACCAGAGCATGTTCGGCTTCCAGGGCGCCCATAGCCGCTACCTCAGCCAGCTTGAGCAGAATGACGGTTTCACTACCCTGCGTCTGAGCGTCAACTGGCGGAGCGGAACCGACCTGATTGCCGCTGGGCTGCGTGTGCTCGGCACCGCGCGGGACTATCGCGCAGCCCCTGACAGAGAAGAACCCGGCCTCATCACCCTCGAGCCCGTCATCGGCGATCTGGACGAGCATGCCGCGCGAGCGGTGGCAGTGGTGCAGCAGCGCATCAGCTCCGGCACACCGGCGGAGAACATCGCCCTGCTCTACCCCGGTCAGGGCCCCATGTTGAACGAGCTCAAAAGTACGCTCGAGCAAGCCCAACTGCCCTACGACGCTGAGAAAGCCCGCAAAATCCCCACCGGACCGATAGCGGACTTCATCTCCGACTGCGCCGGACGCCGCCTGGCCGGCCCTTTGCCCGGCTCCTCCGATCCCGCCGACACCCCCCGTCTCCGCACAGTGATGGAACTCGCCGGGACATGGCACCGGCGCCGCATCGACGCCAGTCTCGCCATCGAGCAAGATGCCCCACGACGCCTGGCTCGCACCCTTACCGCCCTCCTTGACGCCGAGCCACGACCCGCACCCCACGAACCTGCCGCCCCGCTCCTGGAAGAGTTGAGCGCCGCGCTGGACCTGGAAACCCTCGCCGCGGCCGGTCCGGACGAACGTGACCACACCGCGCTCCAGGATTGCCGGCAGATCGTCGCCAGCGGTCTGACCGTGGCCGAACTCGCCGGCGGCCGCGCCCCCGGCCGTATCACCTTGACCACCTACCACAGCGCCAAAGGCCGGGAATTCGACGTCGTCATCCTGCCCGGCCTGATCAACAAGCACATCCCCTACTACGGCCGATACGGAATCACCGAGGCAGAACTGCACACCCAGCGGCGCAACTTCTACGTGGCCGTCACTCGCGCCCGCGCCGAAGTCGTCCTCATCACCGGCAACTTCTTCACCGACCGCTGGGGCGAACCCCACACCACCACCCGTTCACTCTTCGTCGACGACATCCTCGGCACCGCCCCCAACCAGTAG
- a CDS encoding HNH endonuclease family protein, which produces MHRARRLMVLACSGLLLTATACTHPGSSTGDAKVSAASSGWSESKGGSGLSLTEKVGKLKVARESRAGYEREKFKLWVDEDHDGCDTRKEVLLSEAVKKPRQGEDCRLTGGTWRSYYDDKTVTDARKLDIDHVVPLAEGWDSGASTWTAERREAYANDLDAERSLVAVSLSSNRAKGDRDPAEWLPPATDALCTYATDWVATKLRWNLSADRAEIKALHKIAKGCKDATVTYTPAP; this is translated from the coding sequence ATGCACCGCGCCCGCCGCCTGATGGTCCTGGCTTGCTCCGGCTTGCTGCTGACCGCAACCGCCTGCACCCACCCCGGGTCCTCCACTGGGGACGCCAAGGTCTCTGCGGCGAGCTCCGGCTGGTCCGAGAGCAAGGGTGGCAGCGGGCTGTCCCTGACCGAGAAAGTCGGGAAGCTGAAGGTGGCCCGCGAGTCCCGGGCGGGGTATGAGCGGGAGAAGTTCAAGCTGTGGGTCGACGAGGACCACGATGGCTGCGACACCCGCAAGGAAGTCCTCCTGTCCGAAGCGGTCAAGAAGCCTCGGCAGGGCGAGGACTGCAGACTGACCGGCGGCACCTGGCGCTCGTACTACGACGACAAGACCGTCACCGACGCGCGCAAGCTGGACATCGACCACGTCGTCCCCCTTGCCGAGGGATGGGACTCGGGCGCCTCGACGTGGACCGCGGAACGGCGGGAGGCCTACGCCAACGACCTCGACGCCGAGCGCTCACTGGTCGCGGTCAGCCTCAGCTCCAACCGCGCCAAAGGCGACCGAGACCCCGCCGAATGGCTCCCGCCGGCCACAGACGCGCTCTGCACCTACGCCACCGACTGGGTCGCCACCAAACTCCGCTGGAACCTCAGCGCCGACCGCGCCGAGATCAAAGCACTCCACAAGATCGCCAAAGGATGTAAGGACGCGACCGTGACGTACACACCCGCACCCTGA
- a CDS encoding NUDIX hydrolase, producing the protein MLSPSSLSPRTIPGFLSGRHYPEFRSAAFDWHSPVMRISTKGSVALIGSFRQHYPEVRAAARTFTDAGLTVKSPPICRIVDREREFVRFESDPPEASDHDLQAATMEKIFTSDLVYVVNPGGYIGRTTAYELGCVHERGMAVYYAEPPKDLPIAVPEGTIVDARRLVEIIAGSDPGPAPVRRPRVSAQPTADIVIFTIGSEQLRVLLVRRGKKPYRGMLALPGGFVRPGESLEGTAKRELREETGLNGSGVRLEQLHTYSRPERDPRGRIISTAFLAVMPDPPEVTGASDAREADWVEVEESLWGPNSSLAFDHGEILRHGLEHTRTRLEHTTVATAFCDDLFTITDLRKVYEAVWGYELNPGNFHRKVVEETAGFVVRTDKVRRSGPGKPPALFRRGTADLLYPPMMRGRRAP; encoded by the coding sequence ATGTTGTCGCCAAGCTCGCTCTCACCTCGGACAATACCCGGGTTCTTGTCAGGAAGGCACTATCCGGAGTTCAGATCCGCGGCGTTCGACTGGCACAGTCCCGTTATGCGTATCTCCACCAAGGGCTCCGTCGCTCTCATCGGGAGCTTCCGGCAGCACTACCCCGAAGTCCGGGCGGCCGCCCGGACCTTCACGGACGCCGGACTGACCGTGAAAAGCCCGCCGATCTGCCGGATCGTCGACCGTGAGCGTGAGTTCGTGCGCTTCGAGTCCGACCCTCCGGAGGCCTCGGACCACGACCTCCAGGCGGCGACCATGGAGAAGATCTTCACCTCGGACCTGGTGTACGTCGTGAATCCCGGCGGATACATCGGCCGCACCACCGCGTACGAACTCGGGTGCGTCCACGAACGCGGCATGGCCGTCTACTACGCGGAGCCACCGAAGGACCTGCCCATCGCCGTCCCTGAGGGAACAATCGTCGATGCGCGCCGCTTGGTGGAGATCATCGCCGGGAGCGATCCGGGACCCGCTCCAGTCAGGCGGCCACGGGTCTCGGCGCAGCCGACGGCCGACATCGTGATCTTCACGATCGGCTCGGAACAACTGCGGGTCCTGCTCGTGCGGCGCGGCAAAAAGCCGTATCGCGGGATGCTCGCCCTGCCCGGCGGGTTCGTTCGGCCGGGAGAGTCTTTGGAGGGTACGGCGAAGCGGGAACTCCGGGAGGAGACCGGGCTGAATGGCTCCGGGGTCCGGCTGGAACAACTACACACGTACTCCCGTCCGGAGCGTGATCCCCGGGGCCGCATCATCTCGACCGCCTTTCTAGCGGTCATGCCGGATCCGCCGGAGGTGACCGGTGCGAGCGACGCTCGCGAGGCCGACTGGGTCGAGGTCGAGGAATCGCTGTGGGGCCCCAACAGCAGCCTTGCCTTCGACCACGGCGAGATCCTCCGGCACGGGCTCGAGCACACCCGGACCCGGCTGGAACACACCACGGTCGCGACCGCCTTCTGTGACGACCTCTTCACCATCACTGACCTGCGCAAGGTCTACGAAGCGGTGTGGGGATACGAGCTCAATCCGGGGAACTTCCACCGCAAGGTCGTGGAGGAGACCGCGGGTTTCGTGGTCAGAACCGACAAAGTGCGCAGGTCAGGGCCCGGGAAGCCGCCTGCCCTGTTCCGCCGGGGCACGGCGGACCTGTTGTACCCGCCGATGATGCGCGGCCGCCGCGCCCCCTAG
- a CDS encoding helix-turn-helix domain-containing protein produces the protein MGRTPSAPAEADLAAELAQWLRSLRQQAGLTYQQMAHKTPTAGFAPATLWRAARGTTVPRWPVVEAFATACGGDLEQARRMWAAATEQRRSLRSASPGIRGEPVLRPEFIHTPAQLLQSMRAMQLEAGGLSLRELEDRAISHGVTLLPHSTVGAVLRGERMPAKRLLIHFVEACGVSRAPTGAWEDAWDRADAYRQWATGNSRSDHRGAPGSRDDHHQHVRAA, from the coding sequence ATGGGGCGCACCCCGAGCGCCCCCGCGGAGGCCGATCTCGCCGCCGAGCTGGCGCAGTGGCTGCGGTCACTGCGCCAACAGGCGGGACTGACCTACCAGCAGATGGCGCACAAGACACCTACAGCCGGCTTCGCACCGGCCACGCTCTGGCGGGCCGCCCGCGGTACCACCGTGCCGCGCTGGCCCGTCGTCGAGGCCTTCGCCACTGCCTGCGGTGGCGACCTGGAGCAGGCTCGCCGGATGTGGGCCGCTGCCACAGAGCAGCGCCGCTCCCTCCGCTCAGCCTCGCCGGGTATCCGCGGCGAGCCGGTCCTCCGTCCGGAATTCATCCACACCCCGGCGCAGCTGCTCCAGTCGATGCGCGCCATGCAGCTCGAGGCTGGCGGCCTGTCCTTGCGGGAACTGGAGGACAGGGCGATCTCCCACGGAGTGACACTCCTGCCGCACAGCACCGTGGGGGCGGTACTCCGCGGGGAGCGGATGCCCGCGAAGAGGCTGCTGATCCACTTTGTGGAGGCGTGCGGCGTCTCCCGCGCGCCCACCGGCGCCTGGGAGGACGCGTGGGACCGTGCTGACGCCTACCGCCAGTGGGCCACAGGCAATAGCCGCTCGGACCACCGCGGCGCGCCTGGCTCACGAGACGACCACCATCAGCACGTGAGAGCCGCCTGA
- a CDS encoding DUF6207 family protein: MDSIDEVHVCEPGLVVLDITAREEETAVAVMSRLDELWATSGIGPVRRVAAEPGVRARLYADIRRPGSSDPV, encoded by the coding sequence ATGGACAGTATCGACGAGGTGCATGTGTGCGAGCCGGGCCTGGTGGTCCTGGACATCACAGCCCGGGAGGAGGAGACCGCAGTGGCGGTGATGTCCAGGCTGGATGAGCTGTGGGCGACATCCGGCATCGGACCAGTGCGGCGAGTCGCGGCTGAGCCGGGAGTGCGAGCCCGCCTGTACGCGGACATCCGGCGCCCCGGCTCCTCCGACCCGGTCTAA
- a CDS encoding HNH endonuclease family protein, producing the protein MRLHIRSTVLTLAAAITALAGTVAPASAASVGTVTTTLHEAIAALPVAAEDRTGYERIAFKHWVDADTDGCNTRAEVLLAEAIEPPTVTGRCTISGGIWHSYYDDTDVQGARSLDIDHMVPLAEAWDSGASTWSAQKRQDYANDLGDTRSLAAVSARENRSKADQDPNQWLPSNPGAHCRYIEEWTVVKSRWGLSADPGEVTTLTDLADSCHDARITYTPAR; encoded by the coding sequence ATGCGGCTGCACATCAGATCCACCGTTCTCACGCTCGCTGCCGCCATCACGGCTCTGGCCGGTACGGTGGCGCCGGCCTCAGCGGCATCCGTAGGGACGGTCACCACCACGCTGCACGAAGCCATTGCCGCACTGCCCGTTGCGGCGGAAGACCGCACCGGATACGAACGCATCGCCTTCAAGCACTGGGTGGACGCGGACACAGACGGCTGCAACACACGTGCCGAGGTCCTGCTCGCCGAGGCGATCGAACCGCCCACGGTCACCGGCCGGTGCACCATCAGCGGCGGCATCTGGCACTCGTACTACGACGACACCGACGTGCAAGGCGCCCGCAGCCTGGACATCGACCACATGGTGCCACTCGCCGAAGCCTGGGACAGCGGCGCCTCCACCTGGTCCGCGCAGAAACGCCAGGACTACGCCAACGACCTCGGCGACACCAGGTCCCTGGCCGCGGTGAGTGCTCGAGAGAACCGCTCCAAGGCCGATCAGGACCCCAACCAGTGGCTTCCCTCCAACCCTGGAGCCCACTGCCGGTACATCGAGGAGTGGACCGTGGTGAAGTCCCGCTGGGGCCTGTCGGCGGACCCGGGCGAAGTGACCACGCTCACCGACCTCGCGGACAGCTGCCACGATGCCCGCATCACCTACACACCTGCCCGCTGA
- a CDS encoding DUF2461 family protein, with protein sequence MSGRFTGWPERAMDVLLHLEGEPSREVREQYRADRERLVRQPMIALLNDVADVDPRYEDFSVWHYRTNSWWWQRQGAVIRLGRKIEIGLRSDLDGLRIQGAWWYPDPGQVTMFRKAVAAEGSGHELSAIVEDLKAKGYDISGDVMKRPPRGYPSDHSRTVLLRHRSLIAAQPLGCDEWLHTPEVVGKVLAAADDLDSMLTWLVRYVNSSPDSRRTSAGIHRPANWHTSLRGEGSVRDPFSPGRHRAQTPARTGGVEGALSSAGRSAGVDGSGPVAVRPLLLVSPSSGPGRGDEEPGADGGVGIRTAADVGVLAVEAVSIAGSSAGCSCPRV encoded by the coding sequence ATGAGCGGACGGTTCACCGGCTGGCCGGAGCGCGCCATGGACGTGTTGCTGCATCTGGAGGGCGAGCCGTCACGCGAGGTGCGCGAGCAGTACCGCGCGGATCGCGAACGTCTCGTCCGGCAGCCGATGATCGCCCTGCTGAATGATGTGGCGGACGTCGATCCCCGGTACGAGGACTTCTCCGTCTGGCACTACCGCACAAACTCCTGGTGGTGGCAGCGCCAGGGCGCGGTGATCCGGCTCGGCCGCAAGATCGAGATCGGTCTGCGGTCCGACCTGGACGGCCTGCGGATCCAGGGCGCCTGGTGGTACCCCGACCCTGGCCAGGTCACCATGTTCCGCAAGGCCGTCGCCGCCGAGGGAAGCGGCCACGAACTCTCAGCCATCGTCGAGGACTTGAAGGCGAAGGGCTACGACATCTCCGGGGACGTGATGAAGCGCCCCCCACGAGGTTATCCGTCCGACCACTCCCGCACGGTCCTCCTGCGCCACCGCTCACTGATCGCTGCCCAACCCCTCGGCTGCGACGAGTGGCTCCACACTCCTGAAGTGGTCGGCAAGGTCCTCGCGGCCGCCGACGATCTCGACTCCATGCTCACGTGGCTGGTCCGTTATGTGAACAGCTCGCCTGACTCGAGAAGAACCAGTGCCGGCATACACCGCCCGGCAAACTGGCACACGTCGCTGAGAGGAGAGGGAAGCGTACGGGACCCTTTCTCCCCAGGCCGTCACCGAGCTCAGACGCCTGCTCGCACAGGCGGCGTAGAGGGCGCCCTGAGCTCGGCCGGACGCAGCGCTGGCGTGGACGGCTCGGGTCCCGTCGCTGTCCGTCCTCTCCTTCTCGTGTCGCCATCATCAGGGCCTGGCCGTGGCGATGAAGAGCCAGGTGCCGATGGCGGCGTCGGGATCAGGACTGCGGCGGATGTCGGTGTGCTCGCGGTCGAGGCGGTGAGTATCGCCGGAAGCTCGGCTGGCTGCTCATGCCCACGGGTCTGA